The Parabacteroides sp. AD58 genome includes a window with the following:
- a CDS encoding gamma-glutamyl-gamma-aminobutyrate hydrolase family protein: MNASYQMASVLDEADRFRPAESLPRIGISANRRDGQTCLAETYIQSVIQAGGAPVVIPATTDLRVLTAVVQDLDGILMSGGGDINPLFVGEEPLPALQDVDTLRDRYDLLLIRLASNRQIPLMGICRGHQMLNAAFGGTLYQDIYSQADTDVIKHSQKMAREEASHTVHLEDGCVIAVNSFHHQAVKDVAPEFVQTAVAPDGINEGMRHPEKSVFSVQWHPEAMAIHGDEEAQALFNHFIEEARIFRQAKELHQRIVTLDSHTDTPMIFPGHFNIGEKQGGKVNLPFMEEGRIDAAFMVAYIPQGERDEASLAKATAYAEERLKEVIRQEQLNPTRMGIARTPDDLLRLKQAGKKAIFLGIENGYALGKEVNNVRKFRDMGVSYITLCHNGDNDLCDSARGKGEWKGLSPLGKQMVAEMNRLGVMVDISHAAESTFYDVLACSRYPIIASHSSARALCNHPRNLTDDQLKAIAGQGGVVQLCLYKGFINEEAEKASVSDAIRHINHMVDLIGVEHVGIGSDFDGDGELIGCRASNELINITMHLLKEGYSETDISRIWGSNFLRVMRQVQSARQ, translated from the coding sequence ATGAACGCTTCATATCAAATGGCCTCGGTGCTGGATGAGGCCGATCGTTTCCGGCCGGCAGAGTCTTTGCCGCGCATCGGCATTTCGGCTAACCGCAGAGACGGTCAGACGTGTCTGGCAGAGACATATATCCAGTCGGTTATTCAGGCAGGCGGCGCTCCGGTGGTGATACCTGCGACAACCGACTTGCGTGTGCTTACGGCCGTAGTACAGGATTTAGATGGCATTCTGATGAGTGGTGGTGGCGATATCAATCCGCTCTTCGTGGGCGAAGAACCGCTTCCGGCCTTGCAGGATGTTGATACCTTGCGCGACCGTTATGACTTGCTGCTGATCCGCCTGGCATCGAATCGCCAGATTCCGCTGATGGGCATTTGCCGTGGTCATCAGATGCTGAATGCCGCCTTTGGCGGAACGCTTTATCAGGATATTTATTCGCAGGCAGACACGGATGTGATCAAGCACAGCCAGAAGATGGCGCGCGAAGAAGCCTCGCATACCGTGCATCTCGAAGACGGCTGTGTCATCGCCGTCAATTCGTTTCATCACCAGGCGGTGAAGGATGTGGCGCCCGAATTTGTGCAGACAGCCGTCGCTCCCGACGGAATCAATGAGGGCATGCGTCATCCGGAGAAATCTGTCTTCAGTGTACAGTGGCATCCGGAAGCGATGGCCATTCATGGAGACGAAGAAGCCCAGGCGCTCTTCAACCATTTCATTGAAGAAGCCCGTATTTTCCGGCAGGCGAAAGAATTGCATCAGCGGATTGTCACCCTCGATTCGCATACCGATACGCCCATGATCTTTCCGGGGCATTTCAATATCGGAGAAAAACAGGGAGGAAAAGTGAACCTGCCTTTTATGGAGGAAGGCCGGATCGACGCCGCTTTTATGGTGGCTTATATTCCACAGGGCGAACGGGATGAGGCTTCGTTGGCGAAGGCAACGGCCTATGCCGAAGAGCGCTTGAAGGAAGTGATCCGCCAGGAACAGCTGAATCCGACACGCATGGGCATTGCCCGCACACCCGATGATCTGCTCCGCCTCAAGCAGGCCGGGAAGAAAGCCATCTTCTTGGGCATTGAGAACGGATATGCGTTGGGAAAAGAGGTGAACAATGTGCGGAAATTCCGCGATATGGGTGTCAGTTATATTACGTTGTGCCACAACGGAGACAATGACTTGTGTGATTCGGCACGCGGTAAGGGCGAATGGAAAGGCTTGAGTCCGCTGGGCAAACAGATGGTGGCCGAGATGAATCGCTTAGGCGTCATGGTGGATATTTCGCATGCGGCCGAATCGACGTTCTATGATGTCCTGGCATGCAGCCGTTATCCGATTATCGCCTCGCATTCATCGGCGCGTGCGCTGTGTAATCATCCGCGGAATCTGACCGACGATCAGCTGAAGGCGATTGCCGGACAAGGTGGTGTCGTGCAGCTTTGCCTTTACAAAGGATTTATCAATGAGGAAGCCGAGAAAGCTTCGGTGAGCGATGCCATCCGGCATATCAATCACATGGTCGATCTGATCGGTGTGGAACATGTCGGCATTGGCTCTGATTTCGATGGCGACGGCGAACTGATCGGCTGCCGGGCAAGCAACGAACTGATTAACATTACCATGCACCTCTTGAAAGAAGGCTATTCGGAAACCGATATCAGCCGGATATGGGGCAGCAACTTCCTCCGTGTCATGCGCCAGGTGCAATCAGCAAGACAGTAA